Within Hydra vulgaris chromosome 02, alternate assembly HydraT2T_AEP, the genomic segment ATACTTTTCTAAGACATAAATTCCTAATCCTCCTCCTTTTTTCCCATTTCCTCTTGATTGActtattagtttataaaatggtaatatataattaaaatttaattcaagagaACTTTCTGTATCATGCCAAGTCTCTGAAATAGATATGATGTCGAACgtgtagtttaaaatatttaaaaattctttaagtttatcaaaattttgctgCATGCTTCAAATGTTTAGGTGTAATACAGAAAATGAGCCATCATCTGCTATTACTTTAAATTCAAAAGGATCAATATACGGTGTGTTAATTAAGTTCATTtgagtttcttgaaaaatatttatattttcttctgataggttatttataaagttgtcctcaaaaaagtctaaatttaaattgtgaaaatcTAATTTCTGTGGAAAAAGCGctgccatttttttaaaatgtataatttaaaaatatttaatataattaaaaactaaaatactaaaaacgCTTACTCGTTTACGCATGTCGGAATAACATCTGTGTTGCGGGTGTTTTCTCGAAATTCGTGAACAATTAGTTTGTTGTAAACAACTTTTGCAAAATAGCCATTTTGATGATGTATCTTCGCCTGATCAAAAAGTTCTTTTCGAATTTTTCGCGTGGTAAAACTAAAATCTTCATTTAGAAAGATATTAgttccttttaattttgttgctctttccaaaattgtttttttgtccTCGTAATCCCGGAGCTTCAAGACAATAGTTCGTTCTCGTTTATCATTAGCTACTCCCACTCGATGAGCCCGATCaattataatatctttttcaatACCAAGGTTATCTTTAAATAGTTGCTTTACCTTTTTCTTTGTGATTTCTTAATTCTTTTCTTCGTTATTTTCAACGACCCCGTCAATTCTTAAATTGTTTCTTCTGTTACGGTCTTCAATATCAacgctttttaattttaactcaatattgtcagaaaatattttacccTGCATTTTTCGTACATTTGATAAATCATCgtgaactttattaattttttcctcAACTGCTCTAGCTTTATCGTTGAATACATCGCCAACAAAATTTAATCCAGATTTCATTTTGTCGAGTTCTCGCCGAACTTCTTTAAAACTAGATTGAAAGTTATCAAACCTCTCATTTATGTTCGATAATGCTTCatgaaaaaaagacaaaattgtttctttttgaatatttagtAGCTCTCTCATCATAGCAATCGAAACTAACTCTTCTGATTTAgacatttcaatttttatttaacgaattaaaaaaattccaaaaaatatttaactgtaAGAAAACGCGTCTGTTCACCACGATGTTCGCCACGCAAAAAGTATATCATATTTAACGAGAATTTTAAgctcatttttcaaattaataaaaaaaatcttattacgcatacgaaaacttaaaaatctataacaaattttttttcatcaaaaataaaacttaaatatcgTCTTACTCAGAAAAGTATTCTTCATAAcgtgatttaaaaatatttgcaaaaagtttagccaataattaattaagagcaaaagaataaacataactatttcattctacccgctattttattttttcctgttttactctatttaatatataataattttttgcttttgtaacctgatttttatcatttctattaaaactttgcaacattttaatattttattgaagattataactttttatatacttttattacctTATTTAGGATCTAGTAATATTGGCTTTTAGATGATTAAATTTAAACCTTACAGAGAAATGGCATCTCCGATAATACTTCCCAGAGAATTGAATTTAGACTTGTTATGGCAAGGTGGTTGGTTCTTCAGTTCCACTGAGACCCGCGGCCAAACTAGTCAGGTTTTACACAAGTAGTAACtgatacaaaaatttttcagcAAGTCATTAGTTTTGTTCCAATAATTGATCTCAATCCTTCTGATGAAACATGCATTTACTCCACTcttcgtttttttataaatcaggCTGAAAAATTGAACATACCAATACCTTGCATAACTTTTGACAAACAGTTATGAATAAAAGCGACAGCAATCATTAAAGAAGAAAGTTTAAATATAGTATG encodes:
- the LOC136076093 gene encoding uncharacterized protein LOC136076093, with amino-acid sequence MSKSEELVSIAMMRELLNIQKETILSFFHEALSNINERFDNFQSSFKEVRRELDKMKSGLNFVGDVFNDKARAVEEKINKVHDDLSNVRKMQGKIFSDNIELKLKSVDIEDHNLGIEKDIIIDRAHRVGVANDKRERTIVLKLRDYEDKKTILERATKLKGTNIFLNEDFSFTTRKIRKELFDQAKIHHQNGYFAKVVYNKLIVHEFRENTRNTDVIPTCVNE